CATACCTCAATCGTGCATACAAAGTGCGGATTCCGCAGTTCCCAGCTTTGCGGTGCCGGATTCGGCGCCAGAGTCTCAAAGAGAAAACCATCGCAAACAAGAAACGGCGGCCAAAAGGCCGCCGTCCGTTTTGAGCTAAAAGCTGGAAACTAGGAGTTAAGCGCAGCAATCGCTTTCTCGAGCGACGCTTCATCGCTCACCGGCAGGCAGCTCTGCCCGCGATCGATCTGCCGCAGCAGCCCGGTGAGCACCTTGCCGGGGCCCACCTCGAGGAAGTGCACCGGCTTCTGGCCCGCAGACATCGATTCGATCAGCAGCCGCGAGCACTCCACCCAGCGCACCGATCCGGTCACCTGCCGCACCAGCGCATCGCGCAGCGCGTCGCCCCTGGTCACCAGAGCCGCATCGATATTCACCGCGACCGGAACCGCAGCGTCAGCAAAAGAGATCGCGCTGAGCACCCCGGCCAGGCGATCCTGCGCCGGCTGCATCAGCGCGCAATGGAAGGGAGCGCTGACCGCCAGCGGCACAGCCTTCTTCGCGCCGCGCTCCTTCGCCAGCTCCCCGGCCCGCGCCACCGCGGCCGCGCCACCCGAGATCACCGTCTGCTCCGGCGAGTTGAAGTTCGCCGGCGAAACCACGCCCCCGGTTTCCGCTGCCGCATCCGCGCACGCCTGCGCCACGTCTTCCGGCGTCATGCCCAGGATCGCCGCCATCGCGCCTTCGCCTGCCGGCACCGCCTCCTGCATGAACTGGCCGCGGCTGCGCAGCGCGCGCACCGCATCGGCCAGCGGCAGCACCCCGGCCACCACGTTCGCCGAGTACTCACCCAGCGAGTGCCCGGCCACGAAGCTCGGCGTCACGCCCTTTTCAGCCAGCACCCGCGCCACCGCGACCGACACCGTGAAGATGGCCGGCTGCGTGAATTCCGTCAGCTTCAGCTGCTCTTCCGGGCCGTCAAAGCAGAGCTTTGACAAGGAATATCCCAACGCCTCATCGGCCTCGTCGAAAGTGGCCTTGGCCACAGCAAACTTCTCATAAAGATCGCGGCCCATGCCGACCGCCTGCGATCCCTGTCCGGGAAAAAGAAAGGCAAGATTCTGCGTGCTCATCGCCTCTTATTTCAAACGAAACCCGATCTGCCGTCCAGAGACAGCTCCCAGGCCGGGTGGGTCTCACACCAATCTAAAAGTAAGCCCGGAGAGAGAAAGACGGGTGGCCCATGCAAGCCCGAAGTTGGCTTGCGTGGGGAAGAATAAGAGCCATTCACCACAGAGGACACAGAGAGCACAGAGGACTTCGT
The Silvibacterium dinghuense DNA segment above includes these coding regions:
- the fabD gene encoding ACP S-malonyltransferase, which gives rise to MSTQNLAFLFPGQGSQAVGMGRDLYEKFAVAKATFDEADEALGYSLSKLCFDGPEEQLKLTEFTQPAIFTVSVAVARVLAEKGVTPSFVAGHSLGEYSANVVAGVLPLADAVRALRSRGQFMQEAVPAGEGAMAAILGMTPEDVAQACADAAAETGGVVSPANFNSPEQTVISGGAAAVARAGELAKERGAKKAVPLAVSAPFHCALMQPAQDRLAGVLSAISFADAAVPVAVNIDAALVTRGDALRDALVRQVTGSVRWVECSRLLIESMSAGQKPVHFLEVGPGKVLTGLLRQIDRGQSCLPVSDEASLEKAIAALNS